One genomic window of Candidatus Kuenenia stuttgartiensis includes the following:
- a CDS encoding restriction endonuclease, with amino-acid sequence MTRKSNAEFVKWFGPLLDALRDLGDSGRPREVSDRIAKNLNLTDEVLDETLKSGDSRFHNQVAWARQYLVWEGMLKSSKHGTWTLTEKGRTAHISDAQAAEIFKKWVAIHAENRKQKAAEQGEATEEEAPTPDTPQADQKMSLIAILRSLSPLGFEKVSQELLRESGFENVEITGGSADGGIDGFGTLEINPFVSFKVLFQCKRYADGNLVGRSQVGDFRNAMIGRAEKGIIITTSSFTNAAVVEANREGAPKVELVDGAKLVEMFQRVELGVKKRTVYDVDLSYFERFRD; translated from the coding sequence ATGACGCGTAAATCAAATGCCGAGTTTGTAAAGTGGTTTGGACCACTTCTTGACGCGCTCCGTGACCTTGGAGATTCCGGTAGGCCGCGAGAAGTTTCGGACCGTATAGCCAAGAATCTTAACCTCACAGACGAGGTGCTGGACGAAACATTGAAGTCCGGTGACAGCAGGTTTCACAATCAGGTTGCCTGGGCGAGGCAGTATCTGGTCTGGGAGGGAATGCTCAAATCGTCCAAGCACGGCACATGGACGCTCACGGAAAAGGGTCGTACAGCACACATTTCTGATGCTCAGGCAGCCGAAATATTCAAGAAATGGGTCGCGATCCACGCCGAGAACAGGAAACAAAAAGCGGCGGAGCAGGGTGAAGCAACGGAAGAGGAAGCACCCACCCCGGACACACCGCAAGCAGATCAGAAAATGAGCCTGATCGCTATTCTGCGCTCATTGAGCCCGCTCGGCTTCGAGAAGGTGTCTCAGGAACTCCTGCGTGAATCAGGATTTGAAAATGTCGAGATCACGGGAGGTTCAGCCGATGGCGGCATAGATGGCTTCGGCACACTGGAGATCAATCCGTTCGTAAGTTTCAAAGTATTGTTTCAGTGCAAGCGATACGCGGATGGCAACTTGGTTGGTCGTTCACAAGTGGGCGACTTTAGAAATGCCATGATCGGAAGAGCCGAGAAAGGAATCATCATTACAACATCTTCATTTACCAACGCGGCAGTAGTTGAAGCCAATCGAGAGGGTGCGCCAAAAGTTGAACTTGTTGATGGTGCAAAATTGGTCGAAATGTTTCAGCGCGTTGAGCTTGGAGTTAAAAAGCGGACAGTTTATGACGTCGATCTAAGCTATTTTGAGAGGTTTAGAGATTGA